Genomic DNA from Candidatus Binataceae bacterium:
GGTGTCAGCGGCGATGGTGGGGGGTGTTGCGGCGGGTCTAATCAAATCTGTGACCGGTACGCGATCGCAGAAGAAAATTCCGAGGGAAGGTGCCGTCAAGAAGTTGGCGTCCTGCAACTCGCCGAACGAAAAGTGCGTTCGATCCGGTGCGCAGAAATTAGACCTCCTTAGCTCTCCGAACGTGTCGAGCAACGCGCAGCTCCGTGGACGTGGGTTTTGTTATCCTGCGCTCGGTTGACCGCTATCTTGGTGACCGATCAAGGTCCGTACTTGATTGGACTGCATGTGTCCACTTTTTTCACCCTCGCTAGTTGAGCTCAAAGGGTCCGCGTCCGATTGGCAGCAGCTGCGGCTATCCTTTACAGAACGCCCCAATTGCGTTTTGGAGCTCCCTCAAGCTGGAGTACCCCTTGGCTGAGGCCGCCGCGTCAAGGCTGCCGAACTGGCGGTTGAGCGCGCGGACGCTCTCGTCATAACAGTTCGCCTGCCCAGGGTCCCCCGCAAAGTCCTGGAATTCGTACGCACCGATATCGCAGACCTGTTCTCCGGTATCTGGACGGAGAAGCCCACGCTGATCGGTCGTAATCGGATTGGGCGGTGAGGCCTGATCAGTGCAGTCTGCCAGCGGAATCGCGTCAATCGCCGGGCTCCCCGATTGAAGCGCGATGGTCTCTGTCGGTCCGCCGTTATTGGCCAATCCGGCAGCCGAAAGCAGTGGATTCACACCATCGCCATTATTCGCGGAGCCGGTCTTGGCGAACCCGCATGAGGCGTCGTCGGAGATGTTGTAGCCGGCGTCGTTAATCGTTCCGGAGCAATTACTAGGAGGGGTAAAGATACCGCCGCTGCTATTCGCCAGGATGGTGTTCTTGAGGCTGGCGAAACCCCCATTACAGATACCCCCGTTAGAGATACCCCCGCCCAGACCTCCGCCGTTGCCGGAGAAGGTGCTGTTGGTGACGGTTAGCGTTCCACAGTTCTGGATGCCGGCGCCGGGGCCAGGAAACGGGGCGGTTGAGGTTGTGTTTTCGAAGAAGGTGCTGTTGACGACAGTCAAGATCCCGTCATTAGAAATGGCGCCGCCGTCTGCCAATCCGAAATTGTCGAAGAAAGTGCTGTTGGTAACCTTCATCGTTCCTTCGTTGAAAATTGCGCCGCCGGCACCGGCTTGCCCGGGACCGGCGGTAGTGGCTCTGTTTCCGGAAAACGTGGTGTTGGTGACCGTCAAGCTCCCGGCATTGTAAATAGCTCCGCCCTCGTTGAGTGTAAAAATGCCGGGGACGCTCTGGTGGCCGGAGAAAGTGCTGTTGCTGACGTTCAGTGTCCCGTCATTGCTGATCCCGCCGCCGGGGCTGGCGTTGAAGCCGTCGGCAATTGTCAGGTGGTTAAGGTTGAGCGTCACCCTCGACGCGACCTGCATCACCTGCACGCCTTGCACCTGCTGGAACGGATTGTTGCCGCCATCAATCGTAATGCCAGGTGAGGCGAGGCCGGTAATGGTCAGTTGGCCGTCGGTGACTTCCG
This window encodes:
- a CDS encoding choice-of-anchor Q domain-containing protein, with protein sequence MIGKRKCLPLCALTAALLGLFVGSTAFAATITVNSLADPGQVGVCALRDAITAANTKTATNACAAGSGHDIIKFRVAGTITLASTLPEVTDGQLTITGLASPGITIDGGNNPFQQVQGVQVMQVASRVTLNLNHLTIADGFNASPGGGISNDGTLNVSNSTFSGHQSVPGIFTLNEGGAIYNAGSLTVTNTTFSGNRATTAGPGQAGAGGAIFNEGTMKVTNSTFFDNFGLADGGAISNDGILTVVNSTFFENTTSTAPFPGPGAGIQNCGTLTVTNSTFSGNGGGLGGGISNGGICNGGFASLKNTILANSSGGIFTPPSNCSGTINDAGYNISDDASCGFAKTGSANNGDGVNPLLSAAGLANNGGPTETIALQSGSPAIDAIPLADCTDQASPPNPITTDQRGLLRPDTGEQVCDIGAYEFQDFAGDPGQANCYDESVRALNRQFGSLDAAASAKGYSSLRELQNAIGAFCKG